One stretch of Gadus macrocephalus chromosome 12, ASM3116895v1 DNA includes these proteins:
- the tmem38a gene encoding trimeric intracellular cation channel type A, with the protein MDVLGSLNLGDIAQTFSKMGMFPVFDLAYYIVSILYLKYEPGSVEVSRRSPVASWLSAMLYCFGSYILADVLLGGSPLDYFQYNSHVLLASAVWYLLFFCPLNLFYKCVAFLPVKLVLVALKEVVRARKIAAGVHHAFHAYHHGFFIMVIVGYVKGSGVALISNFEQLLRGVWRPDTNEIMNMSFPTKASLYGAILFTLQETAWIPIAKSTLILLFTLFMITCKVVMTARHSHGSPFSLIESWVCHLLFGSPLGGAVEDHHGAAPAAPAAPSSPAKSKEELSEGTRKRKVKKAE; encoded by the exons ATGGACGTGCTGGGATCTCTCAATCTGGGCGACATTGCCCAGACTTTCTCCAAAATGGGGATGTTCCCCGTGTTTGACCTCGCTTATTACATCGTGTCCATACTTTACCTCAAGTATGAACCAG ggTCGGTGGAGGTGTCGCGCCGCAGCCCCGTGGCGTCCTGGCTCAGCGCCATGCTGTACTGCTTCGGCAGCTACATCCTGGCCGACGTGCTTCTGGGCGGCAGCCCCCTGGACTACTTCCAGTACAACAGCCACGTCCTGCTGGCCTCCGCCGTCTG GTACCTGCTGTTCTTCTGCCCCCTGAACCTCTTCTACAAGTGCGTGGCGTTCCTGCCCGTCAAGCTGGTGCTGGTGGCCCTGAAGGAGGTGGTCCGCGCTCGCAAGATCGCCGCCGGTGTGCACCACGCCTTCCACGCCTACCACCACGGCTTCTTCATCATGGTCATCGTCGGCTACGTTAAAG GCTCGGGCGTCGCCCTCATCTCCAACTTCGAGCAGCTGCTACGCGGCGTGTGGCGGCCGGACACCAACGAGATCATGAACATGTCATT ccccaccaaGGCCAGCCTGTACGGAGCCATCCTGTTCACCCTGCAGGAGACCGCATGGATCCCCATCGCCAAGAGCACCCTCATCCTGCTCTTCACCCTGTTCATGATCACCTGCAAG gtggtgatGACCGCCCGCCACTCCCACGGATCCCCCTTCTCCCTGATCGAGTCCTGGGTGTGCCACCTGCTGTTTGGctcccccctggggggcgctgTGGAGGACCACCACGGGGCCGCCCCCGCCGCGCCCGCCGCCCCCTCCTCGCCCGCCAAGAGCAAGGAGGAGCTCAGCGAGGGCACCCGCAAGAGGAAGGTGAAGAAGGCGGAGTAG
- the smim7 gene encoding small integral membrane protein 7, translated as MIGDLLIFGTLLINAGAVLNFKLKRKESQGFGDEGGRPKTGDNIRDFLLSLRYFRVFIALWNVFIMFCMVVLFGS; from the exons ATGATCGGAGATCTGTTGATATTCGG GACCCTGCTTATAAACGCAGGCGCTGTGCTGAATTTCAAACT CAAGAGGAAGGAATCCCAAGGATTTGGGGATGAAGGCGGGAGGCCGAAAACGG GCGACAATATCAGAGACTTTCTGCTCAGTCTGCGGTACTTTCGCGTCTTCATCGCTTTGTGGAACGTCTTCATAATGTTCTGCATGGTCGT GTTGTTTGGCTCCTGA